AATAAAAATATAATTGTTATACCTAATAGTGGAGCATGGATTATAGGAGGGCACATAGTATTATCGCTTCTTGATAAATGTAAAATTCCTATTCCATATATGGATATAAAAAATATTTTTCCTAATGCTAATATTCAAGATATTATAGAAACTTTGTATTATTCTGGAATTATTCTTCTAGATGATAAATGTAGTACAGATCAAATTGTAGCTGAAGAAAAATATAAATCTTTAGAGGTTGCACCGCGACTTTTAGTCTTAAAATATACAAATCATTGTAATTTAAGATGTTCTTATTGTTATGCATATAAGGAAGAAACATTCAATGATAATCTTAACTATAAAGATATAGAAACTGCTGTAAAACTGATATCTGACTCTTATGGGAAAAATATAACTGTTGTATTTCATGGGGGAGAGCCACTTTTACGTTTTAAGGACATGAAACACGATGTAATATCATTGTTGGATAAATTCCCAGATATTCAATTTAGTATACAGACAAACGGAACTTTAATGAATGATGAAATATCTGTATTCTTGAAAAAACACAAAATTAGTATAGGTGTCAGTATAGATGGTATTGATGAGATAAGTAATAGCCTTAGATGTTTTACTGGAGGATTGACTTCATGTAATAAAACATTAGACGGGATTAAATGCCTTTTTAAACATAATAATCAACCAAGTGCAAGTATTGTAATGACAAAGAAAAATAAGGATGATATCCTAATTACGATGCAGAGATTATTCGAAATAGGGATACGCCACTTTGTCGTACTCGATTATTTTCCAGCGGGTAGAGGGAAAGAGGGGAAAGACCATCTTGCATTAAACTTAGAAGAAAATATTGCGGTTAGGAGAGATATATTATTATTCATTAATGATCATAATGCGAAACAAACTGATAGTAAGAATTTAATAACAGAAAGGAGGTCTATTCAACTGATGAAGAAGATTGTATATTGGCGAAGCCTATATATGTGTTCAGAATCTCCATGTGGTGCAGGTAGAAGAATGTTGGCTTTAGGAGCAGATGGGAATTTGTATCCTTGCGATGAATTTATCTCTAACGATAAAGAATTTGTAATTGATCATGTTTCTAATATCACGAATCTAGCAGATAGTTTAAAAAATAGTAAAGTAGTACAAAAGTGTTACGCTCATAGAATTGAGAATATATCAAAATGCTCTAAATGTGTTTGGAGAAATATATGTGAATTCCATTGCGCTGGCAACTCATTTTATTTCAATGGCTCGTTGAATCAGCCATCTTCACTTTGTGAATATTTTCATAGAATGATTCCAATGACAATGGAGCTATTGTATGAAGAAAGAATAAATCCCAAAAATATTTTATAACAATTGAAACATTTTCTCAAAATCCAGTCATGGAAAAATATTTGTCGATTTATATCTTATATATGGGGAATTGATAAGTATCATTTGCTTGGTAATATTGCTATCAGATTAGCATCAATTTTTGTTCCTATTATTTCTCTATATGTTGGTAAATTAATAATTGACGAGTTAGTATATTCTAAAGATTTTAATAAAATTATATTATACCTTGGCATAGAAGCAATAATTGTAATATGCTCAAATATACTATCTCGCATATCTTCTTATCTAAATCAAAAATTAAATTATAATTATGAACTATATACATCAACAAAAATAATTAAGCAATTTAATATGTTGTCGTTACAGCAAATAGAGAATGCCGAAATAAAAAGTAAACTCTACTTGGCTAAAAATGAATCTCATGATGGGAGTTCATTAATCAATGAACTATTGGGAGGGACAGAATGTGCGTGTTCCATAATTTCGTTGTCTATGGCAATTATCGCATATAATCATATTGCTATTTTATTTTTTATAATAACAGCGTTTATCATTTTTATTAGTGAAACACATTTCTATTCATATATATATAAACTTCAAAGAAAATGGATTCCGGAAAGAAGAAAAACCGACTACTATTATGACTTATTAACAACTGATGAATATTATAAAGAAATTAAATTATTGAGATCCCTTTCATTCTTCTCAAAACTATTCTTCAAAAAGAAAAAGAAATTCCAAGAAGAAAATTTGCGTATTCAAAAGAAACGATTAATAGTAAATATATTGTTGTATACTATAAATCTCGCTGTCTACTATTATATCTATTTTATATTCATAAATAATGTATTAATAGGATTGATTACAATAGGAACATTAACTTATATAAGTGGAATATTATTAACATTAAGGAATAGAATAAATACTTTCTTTAATAGTGTTGCATGGCTAAATGACCGTGCTTCATATTTAAATGATTTTTTTTCTTTTTTTTCATTACATTCAAGGGAAGAAATAATTACAACGAAGGTGGATTGTTGTATAACCAATGCTGATGGACTTGTATTTTCACATGTCGGATACAAATATGAAAATCAAAATAATTGGGCTGTATATGACTTGTGTTTTCATATAAAAAAGGGAGAAAGAGTGCTTATTATGGGGCTAAATGGGTCCGGAAAAACTACCATAATCAAGCTTATTTGTAAATTGTATACTCCGACAGAAGGAAAAATATACTTAAATGGAGAAAACATAGAGAACATAGAGAACAATTACTATTTTCAACAAATAGGTGCTATTTTTCAAGACTATATTAAATATGAAATGACTGTTGCAGAAAATATTAGCTTAGGAGACCTAAACCATTTTAATGATCTTTCAAAGATTGAATTCTGTACAAATATGAGTAGAATCGATAATCTAATAGATTCTTTACCAAATAAATATCAACAACAACTAGGAAAGCTATTTAAGGATGGCATTCAACTATCTGGAGGTGAATGGCAAAAAATAGCCATTGCGAGATTACTATATGGGGATCATTCAATTTTATTATTAGATGAACCATCTTCTGCTTTAGATGTATTGTCTGAACGAAATTTATATCAAGAGCTATTAAGTAATCAAACAAAGAATGGCAAAACAGTCATCATTGTATCGCATAGAATTAGCAATTTACGAGATATTAATCATGTAATATTTCTAAAGAAGGGAATAATTATTAAAAATGAAATATTGGAAGAGCCTATAAAGAATGATAACTTCCATGATGACATATTTAATGCTTATAGTGAAGAACATTGATACTCTACATTAATTATATATATACTAACATATGATTCCCTCTCCAAGATATTGATTGTCAGTTTTAAAGCTGGTATTGTAGTTGTCGGATAACTTATGTTAACTATAGTTATGAAGATTCAATTATTGCAACAGTTGTAACAGTAATTGAATCTTCGTTGAAGTGCCTTGATGCTGTTACATCCTTTATACTCCAAAATCTATTTCTATACCTAAAAAGGTATAAAAGATTTTCATTACTATCTCAAGTATATGAACTTTTATCTTTTTACTACCTCATTTTCTTCTTACATTGCCATTGAAATACCATTAAACGATTGATTAAGCTGATTGCCGAATACCGTCAAATCCTTGTCAATCTTTTCGGTGGTTACTTTAGCATACTTCTGCGTGGTAACAATATTCGTATGACCTAAAATCTTGCTCACACTCTCAATCGGCATACCCTTACTTTGTGCAAGGGTAGCGAATGAATGACGACTTGAATGGAATGATATGTCTTTCGTAATTCCGCACTCTTTTATCATAGTTTTCAATGGCTTACAGATATTCCAATAGTTGAGATTGGGGAATATGAACTTATCCTCCTGGAATGGCTCATAACGCTTTATAATCTGCATAGGAATATCCAACAGCTTCACTTGAAACGGCACTTTCGTCTTATGTCGTTTCGACAATATCCATTTCTCGCCGTTCACATCCACAATGTCATCGGTAGTCAGTTCCTTAATATCCACAAACGACAAGGCAGTAAAACTTGCGAAAACAAACAAATCACGGATATAAGCCAACTTGCTATTCGCAAACTCATGTGTCATTACAGTCTTGATTTCATCTTCCGTAAGGTATATACGGTCTTTTATATTCTGATTGACCCTATATTGTGCAAATGGGTTTCTCGGCGTTTGAACATTGTAATGAGCCTTTGAAACAATCGTTTTCAGCCACATACAGTTAGCCCATATACTGCCATTATGAAACCCTGCATCCGTTGATAGATAGATTTCATACTCCTTGATAAAATCGGGAGTAAGTTCGAGCATAGATATATCATTTCGCTTGTGATTCTTCTTGAAGAAGGATGCCAAATGATTTCTTGCCCTTACTCTGACCTGATAGGAACTCAAAGCACGGTCAATACCGATACGCTTCTTGAAACTTTCGTTATCCTTATCAAATGCACCGAGCAGGGTTTCATACTCCGTTCCGATGCCCTGATAGGCGTTGCGACCATATCAGCCGTAACATACGCCTCCTGTCCGACAGGCGCTGATAGTGCTTGATGATTTGAGCCTTGATATCATCCAATGAGAGGTTAATGTCACGAGCCTCTTTACTCTTGCCTTTGGCTAGATTGCCCTTTGCATCCCAAAGTTCTTTTAGGATAGAACATTTGCAACTGAATTGGGCTACAGAACCGTTGATTGTCACTCTTCCCATAATGGGGACAACGCCATTTTTCTCCTTGCTTCCGTTCACGTAGAACAGCACCTTAAATGTACTTCGCATAATCTAATTATTTTTGGTTACAAAATTAGTTATCTACGAGTTACACACCGCTACGCAAAATAATGCAGAAAATAGAAACATTCTCTAACGACCAAGAAATTCACCCAATCATCGGGTAATAATTTGGCAACCGTTCCGCTTCATAACCTTGCGTTTCCTTGCATTTTTGACAAGGTGAGTTTGTCTGCGGTTTTCTTCATAAGTCATTGAACAGCAGTGTCGCCATCATCATTTCTCCGTTTTCGTGAGATTTTTCCAGAGATAAATAGTATCTTTGCACTCCTAAATAAAAAAAGGATACTTTATTTAATGCTCATTTATCTCTATACAATTCATCCTCACCATGTGGCTATCGCTTGCTTTTTTATCGGCATTATTGCTGGGTATCTACGAGATATTTAAAAAAACCGCACTGAACAATAACGCCGTAATCCCGGTATTGTTTCTCAACACTGTATTTTGCAGCCTTTTATTTCTTCCGGCCATCATATTATCTTACGGATTCCCTGAATATATAAAACATACTATGTTTTATGTGCCGCATGTACCTTTAAGTACGCATTTCTATATTATCCTCAAATCGG
This portion of the Barnesiella propionica genome encodes:
- a CDS encoding radical SAM/SPASM domain-containing protein, which codes for MEDFSTLLRNDTLIQSNPYRIITYNNKNIIVIPNSGAWIIGGHIVLSLLDKCKIPIPYMDIKNIFPNANIQDIIETLYYSGIILLDDKCSTDQIVAEEKYKSLEVAPRLLVLKYTNHCNLRCSYCYAYKEETFNDNLNYKDIETAVKLISDSYGKNITVVFHGGEPLLRFKDMKHDVISLLDKFPDIQFSIQTNGTLMNDEISVFLKKHKISIGVSIDGIDEISNSLRCFTGGLTSCNKTLDGIKCLFKHNNQPSASIVMTKKNKDDILITMQRLFEIGIRHFVVLDYFPAGRGKEGKDHLALNLEENIAVRRDILLFINDHNAKQTDSKNLITERRSIQLMKKIVYWRSLYMCSESPCGAGRRMLALGADGNLYPCDEFISNDKEFVIDHVSNITNLADSLKNSKVVQKCYAHRIENISKCSKCVWRNICEFHCAGNSFYFNGSLNQPSSLCEYFHRMIPMTMELLYEERINPKNIL
- a CDS encoding ATP-binding cassette domain-containing protein, with translation MKHFLKIQSWKNICRFISYIWGIDKYHLLGNIAIRLASIFVPIISLYVGKLIIDELVYSKDFNKIILYLGIEAIIVICSNILSRISSYLNQKLNYNYELYTSTKIIKQFNMLSLQQIENAEIKSKLYLAKNESHDGSSLINELLGGTECACSIISLSMAIIAYNHIAILFFIITAFIIFISETHFYSYIYKLQRKWIPERRKTDYYYDLLTTDEYYKEIKLLRSLSFFSKLFFKKKKKFQEENLRIQKKRLIVNILLYTINLAVYYYIYFIFINNVLIGLITIGTLTYISGILLTLRNRINTFFNSVAWLNDRASYLNDFFSFFSLHSREEIITTKVDCCITNADGLVFSHVGYKYENQNNWAVYDLCFHIKKGERVLIMGLNGSGKTTIIKLICKLYTPTEGKIYLNGENIENIENNYYFQQIGAIFQDYIKYEMTVAENISLGDLNHFNDLSKIEFCTNMSRIDNLIDSLPNKYQQQLGKLFKDGIQLSGGEWQKIAIARLLYGDHSILLLDEPSSALDVLSERNLYQELLSNQTKNGKTVIIVSHRISNLRDINHVIFLKKGIIIKNEILEEPIKNDNFHDDIFNAYSEEH